Proteins encoded by one window of Procambarus clarkii isolate CNS0578487 chromosome 55, FALCON_Pclarkii_2.0, whole genome shotgun sequence:
- the LOC138352964 gene encoding circumsporozoite protein-like: MTNNPRRNGLSDHSVYWLCKKDDVTFLKMIEILDKTPAENKESLINACIAISNVFKQTVHDSKVQPDGAQSSVLVAPEQSGSRGCLNRARSWGLLSRARSRGRRSRARSRRRLSRAWSRGRLSRAWSRGRLSRARSRDAGAERGVDGAGEEYGVDGAGAECGVDGSGAEHGVDGAGAEHGVDGARAERSVDGARAERGVAGTGAEHGVDGSRAERGVDGAGTEHSVGGAAAEFGPWQRETNKSRTQNMLVLQMGYL, encoded by the coding sequence atGACTAATAATCCAAGGAGAAATGGtctcagtgaccactctgtgtactggctctgcaaaaaggatgatgtaacgtTTTTGAAGATGAtcgaaatcctggataaaactcccgctgAAAACAAAGAATCGCTAataaatgcctgcatagcaatttctaatgtcttcaaacaaactgtccaTGACAGCAAGGTACAACCAGACGGGGCACAGAGCTCGGTGTTAGTGGCGCCTGAGCAGAgtgggagtcggggatgcctgaacaGAGCGCGGAGTTGGGGACTCTTGAGCAGagcacggagtcggggacgccggaGCAGAGCACGGAGTCgaagacgcctgagcagagcatgGAGTCGGGGTCGCCTAAGCAGAGCGTGGagccggggacgcctgagcagagcacgGAGTCGGGacgccggagcagagcgcggtgtcgatGGCGCCGGAGAAGAGTACGGTGTCGATGGCGCCGGAGCAGAGTGCGGTGTCGATGGCTCCGGAGCAGAGCACGGTGTCGATGGCGCCGGAGCAGAGCACGGTGTCGATGGCGCCAGAGCAGAGCGCAGTGTTGATGGCGccagagcagagcgcggtgtcgcgggcaccggagcagagcacggGGTCGATGGATccagagcagagcgcggtgttgaTGGCGCCGGAAcagagcacagtgtcgggggcgccgcagcagagttcggtccctggcaaagggaaacaaacaaatcAAGGACCCAAAATatgttggtattacaaatggggtacctgtaa